In the Vespula vulgaris chromosome 9, iyVesVulg1.1, whole genome shotgun sequence genome, aataaagtaatttaaaattcTCGCCCGACTTTAAACCTCGACCGCCCGATACAACAACTTTAGCTGACGTTAATTCTGGTCTATCGCTTTTACTAATTTCTTGCTTAATAAATTCAACTAGATTCGTTTTATAATCACCAGACGGGACTGGTTCACAAGTCGCATTACCGCCTTCCAGAGACGACGCTTCGAACGAAGTACCTCTCACTGATACAACTTTTACATTATCTTTGACTTTTATGGTTTGTATAGCATTGCCAGCATAAATTGCGCGAACGAAACTATCTGGTGCTTTTATACCAATAATATCGCTTACCGGTGAAACATCTAATTTTGCCGcaatctaaaatataaattaaataaatatttgatatatgacTTATCATCAAAGAGAGATAATCAAAGTAACGTAACGTTTATATCAAAGATGTCAgattttaactattttttgcaaattttaaCATCTTATCTTTGCAAATCCGATGGAAACCCaacaagatttatatataaatatataaaaataaatctaacagATGAAATTTCGAAGCATTTTCCTAAGGAATgacgtttaaaataattagttataatttttacgaatgatatcaaataattttgaacTCTAGTCATGCAAAATTAAGAAttccaaatttttttacaGCTAGTATACGACTTTAAACATCATAAGATCAGATCATCTTCTTgttaataatgtatttatataaaaagtaacaaaaccAAGTATGTCAAATGTACTAACTCTCGGTAATAACGATTTACCAAAAGCAGTAGCACCAGCTAAAATGTGAgtgtatttattttgttcgtGCATCGCTAATATCAGTGGCGTCAATGATTCTGAAGTAAATCCTTTAAATGCTTCATTATTTGCCAAAAGTACTTTATTAATGCCGTTTGCATTACTTGCAGCCTTTGCTACGGTATCACATTTTGTTCCAGCAACTAAAACGGTAATGTCACCACCTATTTGTTTTGCTGCACTTAACACATTACATGTTATTGGTGACAATATCTCATTATTGTGTTCTGCTATAACTAACGTTGATTCAACGCGAATTGATGAATTaacctaaaaataaaaaatctataataaaagagaaaagaaaaaaataatctctatatctcgaaataaacttttatttgctattaaaatcataataaatacttatattaaaTGACAAGGCATACAcggtacacacacacacacaatgcCATTTTGAGAAACAATCATGAACGTTTTGGTTCACACATcttcaataaattttcgtaCTTACTCTTTTAGCATTACGTAGTAATCTGAACGATGCagcaaacatttttatatatactcaaTATTTTTGTATCGTGTAATAAACTTTACTATTCTAATaactttttccttgttttctttgttatattagctgataattttcttaatttctatTTGCAAGGTCAAATTGTATAATGATACATTGGTTGTGCATTTTGGTTGCGCTGGGTGGAGCCACGAGCTATCGTAGGATTTTTTCTGACTTTTTCAGAAATCTAAATCGTTCCACCAATCTATGGCTAGTATACGAGCGACGATCACGCCTCGGACGGAAAGCCAATTTCCTTTTAACACTACTAATTTATTGGTAATCACAAAAGCGTGATTCCCTACTTTGCTTAGATGGGGAGAATGTGTATACACGTACAAATTATGCGAGTATACACGTACAAGTATGTGAGTATacgtattttaatataactcTACGAACTCTTtgaacgaataatttatacaaaattcttAAATCAATAACTGTAATGCATAATATtaatcctttttccttttttttatttttaggcACCATCTTCTATATGGATGATACAGTAACACATTTTATTTGCttagaagaataattttttttattttcctttcagtTTACCAACAAACTTGCTTAtcaattaataacattttcaaGATCTTTTCGGTGATCAATCTCATTGTATGAGTAGGTACAATAGATGTATATAACACGCAGAGTATGTAATCTCCCTCTTTCAAAGCATGACATTTATGATATTCCGAGCATAGGTACGTTTCCTTTGCGCCCACAAATTTCCATTTACTTCCCATATCCATTTCTATGGCATTTTCTTCCAATTCGGACGAAAGCATAAATGTTTCTATTGCCTGATGATAAAAAGTTCTTAAAACATCTAATCTATGTGTTCCTGTTATTCGATTTTTTGTGCTTTGTGCATTTCTACCAagtacaaatttttctatcttatagTTTGCTAACaagaatctaaaaaaataatttcttacatTTCCTATGTTAAACAGAATTTAACAAAGAAACATTGTATATTttgtgataaataaatttatattacccCAATGCATTAATATCCAAAGAGATTGCAGTGGGTATATTTCTAGGATAACACTGCTCGGAATTACGTAAAATATCCATACTAGTTTTCCAGCATTGCACAACATATCTTTCAATCTCTGATAACTCTGGATTAGGTCCG is a window encoding:
- the LOC127066231 gene encoding electron transfer flavoprotein subunit alpha, mitochondrial, which codes for MFAASFRLLRNAKRVNSSIRVESTLVIAEHNNEILSPITCNVLSAAKQIGGDITVLVAGTKCDTVAKAASNANGINKVLLANNEAFKGFTSESLTPLILAMHEQNKYTHILAGATAFGKSLLPRIAAKLDVSPVSDIIGIKAPDSFVRAIYAGNAIQTIKVKDNVKVVSVRGTSFEASSLEGGNATCEPVPSGDYKTNLVEFIKQEISKSDRPELTSAKVVVSGGRGLKSGENFKLLYSLADKLNAAVGASRAAVDAGYVSNDLQVGQTGKIVAPDLYIAVGISGAIQHLAGMKDSKTIVAINKDPEAPIFQVADYGLVADLFKAVPTFTEKLK